TGGATCCTATTGGACGATAAATGCCAAAACAAGCCCAGAGAAGCAGGATGCAGCATGGACTTATATTACTTATATGGCATCCAAAGAAGTGGCTGAGAAGAAGCTACAATTCTCTGCTGATAATGGAGCATTTCCAGGTTTGCTACAAGTTCGTACAGATGTTGATGTAACTAAATTCTTTGCTAACATCCCTGCCGACCTGACAGCAGTTGTTGCAGAGACTGCCGCTGATCCCCATTTAGAATATTTCCTGAAGGAAAGACTTACCCCTTATGTAGTCGGTGCTGTTCAAAAAATACTGTTGGATGAAAAAGCAGATCCGAAAGCCGAGCTTCAAAAAGCACAAGATTTAGCTCAAAAGGAAGTTGTGGATAAGTACAACGCAGATGTTTTAAGCGCAAAATAACAATTTACCGACTTATAAATGTCGGGACTCCCGCAGAAGGATTCCCGGCATTTTTCTTTGAGATAGTATTATGAAAAATAAACGTAGGAGGCAACTATATGCTTAAAAAGACATTATTACTTTATTTAATTGTAAGCGTTATCTTTACAGGTTTTGGTACAATTCCAGGACTGAATGTTGGGATTGCTGCAGCAGATGAGTTGATCGATCGTGATGTACCAGACTGGCAGATCGGGGGTAATGCACAAGGGGACTATACTCTGGATCGGAGTACGGTTCATTCAGGTACCTATTCCTTACGTCTGAACAACCTGACTCCATACACGGACAATACGTATTATTACGCCGCTCAGTCGGTACAGGTGAAACCAAATACGACCTATGAACTCAGTGTATGGGTCAAAGCGGATAACGCTTTGATAGTATGGTTCGGGGGAGGACCTGGTTGGAATCAGCGAAATTATGTTGCATTATCGGTTGATGTACCTTTATCTTATGATTGGAAAAAGGAAACGCTACAATATACAACAGGTCAGGATGAAACCACCTTTGATTTTAGAATCAATCTTGATAGTACTGTAGAAAATGTTTGGTTCGATGATATTTCGATGGTTGAAGCAGGTACAACAAACAATGTGATCAAGAGCGGTGATTTTGAGAAGAATCGACTGCCGGACGTTACTTCCAGTCAGCAGGTGGGAGAGGTTCTGTCTGGTACGGAGTTACAACTAAACAATGCGGTAGCTGAAACGACCATATATTTTACAACGGACGGGAGTGATCCTCGAACCTCAGAAACAAGTGCAGTTTACACGCAGCCTATTTCTATTACAAAAACGACAACAATAAAAGCGTATGCGACAAAGACAGATTCGTCAGATAGTCAGGTCTCCAGCTTCGACTATTGGATTGTAGATCATGATGTACCAGAATGGGGATTCGGGGGTAATGCACAAGGGGACTATACTCTGGATCGGAGTACGGTTCATTCAGGTACCTATTCCTTACGTCTAAACAACCTGACTCCATATACGGACAATACGTATTATTACGCCGCTCAGTCGGTACAGGTGAAACCAAATACGACCTATGAACTCAGTGCATGGGTCAAAGCGGATAACGCTTTGATAGTATGGTTCGGGGGAGGGCCTGGTTGGAATCAGCGAAATTATGTTGCATTATCAGCTGATGTACCTTTATCTTATGATTGGAAAAAGGAAACGCTACAATATACAACAGGTCAGGATGAAACCACCTTTGATTTTAGAATCCATCTTGATAGTACTGTAGAAAATGTTTGGTTCGATGATATTTCGATGGTTGCAGCAGGTACAACAGTAAATGTGATTAAGAATGGAGATTTTGAGCTGAAGCCTCTACCTGATGTGACTTCTAATCAGCCGTCGGGAAAGGTTGCTCTAGGTACGGAAGTACAATTAACCAACACGGTAGCTGGAGCGGAAATTTATTATACTACGGACGGGAGCGATCCTCGAACCTCAGAAAATCCGTTGGTATATGAGGATCCGATTACGATTACAAAAACGATGACAATAAAAGCGTATGCCACAAAGGTAGATTCGCTCGATAGTCGAGTCACCAGCTTCGATTATTTGATTTTCGATAATTCGTTCATTGATCGTGATATACCAGGCTGGGAGGATATCGGGGGTCCTGCGCAAGGGGAGTATACACTGGATAAGAGTATCGTTCATGGAGGTATCTATTCATTACGTTTGAGTAACAAGTCTTCAGTTGCGCCAAATGTGTATTATGCCGTACCTCAGTTGGTAAAGGTGAAGCCAAATACAAACTATAAAATCAGTTTGTGGGCTAAAGCGGTTAACGCTTCAAATATATGGTTTGGGGGAGGTCCAGGCTGGGGTTTGCGAAAGAGTCTTGCAACGGAGCAGGAAACTTATGACTGGAAAAGGGAAGAGATTTCGTATACAACAGGTCCGGATGAAACCGAATTTGGTTTTAGAATCGCTATTGATGGTAAAACAGAATTTATTTGGCTTGACGATATCTCGATGATTGCAGCAGGTACAACGGACAATCTTATTAAGAATGGAGATTTTGAGCTGAAGTATCTACCTTATGTGACTTCCAATCAGCAGTGGGGAAAGGTACCTCAAGGTACGCAAGTACAATTAACCAACAAGGTAGCTGAAGCAAAAATTTATTATACTACGGACGGGAGCGATCCTCGAACCTCAACAAATAAGACGCTTTATGAGCAGCCCATTTCGATTACTAACTCGATGACAATCAAAGCGTATGCGACAACGTCAGATTCGCTCGAAAGTGAAGTTAGCAGCTTCGAGTATTGGATTGGAACCGGAGCGGATCCAGCAACCATTATTAACGATCCGTTGTCGTCTATGTTGGCATTAAATATGCACGGGCCTGCAAATTCGGTCAGGTTAGATCTAGCAAAAGCAGAAGGTTTTGGTTGGGTGAGAACTGATTTACATTGGGAAGATGTTGAACAAACTATAGGTAACTATAACTGGGCTTATTATGACATCATTGTCAATAGGGCTGCAGCAAGAGGTATGAGAGTATTATTTGTAGTAAGTTATGGAAATGCTATTTATCCTACTGATGTTAATACTAATAATGCGCCAAGCACTCAAGAGGCGGTTGATGGTTTTGCTAAATTTGCTAAAGCGGCTGCAGCGCATTTTAAAGGAACCGGGACCCAATTCGAGATTTACAATGAACCCGAAAATTTTGGTCCCTTAACCCCTGAACAATATGCCTCTCTTTGTGAGGCTGCCAGCGCCGCTATTCACGAGGCTGACCCGTCGGCATTTGTGGTATCCGCTGGAACTGGGATGTTTAACTATGCTTATCTAGACGAAATGCTTAAAGCAGGTCTTGGTGATATTGACGCTGTTGGGGTACACTCCTATTGGATGGACGTCTGGAATCAGGAGGGAGACCGCAACACTTATCCTGAAGCTGTCTTTGACCATACGCATAATTGGCGCGATATGTATCAAAAATATTTACCTTCCATGAACATTGCTTATATGACAGAGCAAGGTGTGAATTTGGATATTGATACCCAAGGTGATCAACACAAAAAGGCTTATTTAATCACGCGTATGTTCCTTGCGCAATGGATGGCCGGTTACAAATTCATTTGTTACTATGCTGATGGAGCTGCCGAGTGGTCGCTATTTGACAATGATGATAACGGGCAAATCCCACGTGCCAATACCGCTATTCAAAAGCTAACTGTGCTGTCAGCCAGTCATGACTTTACCGATTTTTCACTACCTGATGACAGTACCGGTTTTTATACGTTGACCTTAACAGGAAGTAGTACAGTTCAAGCGGTATGGCTAGCTAAAGGGGCATCTAATACTTATCATGTTCCACTGGGGTCAACCGCTACGGATATGTATGGGAATCCTGTCACTCTCACGAATAATGGGATCGACCTTTCGGTAAATATGACTGAGGACAGTGGTGTATATTATTTTACTTTGAACGGTCCAGCACCAA
This portion of the Cohnella abietis genome encodes:
- a CDS encoding FN3 associated domain-containing protein, which codes for MLKKTLLLYLIVSVIFTGFGTIPGLNVGIAAADELIDRDVPDWQIGGNAQGDYTLDRSTVHSGTYSLRLNNLTPYTDNTYYYAAQSVQVKPNTTYELSVWVKADNALIVWFGGGPGWNQRNYVALSVDVPLSYDWKKETLQYTTGQDETTFDFRINLDSTVENVWFDDISMVEAGTTNNVIKSGDFEKNRLPDVTSSQQVGEVLSGTELQLNNAVAETTIYFTTDGSDPRTSETSAVYTQPISITKTTTIKAYATKTDSSDSQVSSFDYWIVDHDVPEWGFGGNAQGDYTLDRSTVHSGTYSLRLNNLTPYTDNTYYYAAQSVQVKPNTTYELSAWVKADNALIVWFGGGPGWNQRNYVALSADVPLSYDWKKETLQYTTGQDETTFDFRIHLDSTVENVWFDDISMVAAGTTVNVIKNGDFELKPLPDVTSNQPSGKVALGTEVQLTNTVAGAEIYYTTDGSDPRTSENPLVYEDPITITKTMTIKAYATKVDSLDSRVTSFDYLIFDNSFIDRDIPGWEDIGGPAQGEYTLDKSIVHGGIYSLRLSNKSSVAPNVYYAVPQLVKVKPNTNYKISLWAKAVNASNIWFGGGPGWGLRKSLATEQETYDWKREEISYTTGPDETEFGFRIAIDGKTEFIWLDDISMIAAGTTDNLIKNGDFELKYLPYVTSNQQWGKVPQGTQVQLTNKVAEAKIYYTTDGSDPRTSTNKTLYEQPISITNSMTIKAYATTSDSLESEVSSFEYWIGTGADPATIINDPLSSMLALNMHGPANSVRLDLAKAEGFGWVRTDLHWEDVEQTIGNYNWAYYDIIVNRAAARGMRVLFVVSYGNAIYPTDVNTNNAPSTQEAVDGFAKFAKAAAAHFKGTGTQFEIYNEPENFGPLTPEQYASLCEAASAAIHEADPSAFVVSAGTGMFNYAYLDEMLKAGLGDIDAVGVHSYWMDVWNQEGDRNTYPEAVFDHTHNWRDMYQKYLPSMNIAYMTEQGVNLDIDTQGDQHKKAYLITRMFLAQWMAGYKFICYYADGAAEWSLFDNDDNGQIPRANTAIQKLTVLSASHDFTDFSLPDDSTGFYTLTLTGSSTVQAVWLAKGASNTYHVPLGSTATDMYGNPVTLTNNGIDLSVNMTEDSGVYYFTLNGPAPTPTLQPVLTSLSNDDASITYGGTWSPSNGHGSFAGIFSGHYSDKYKSSNIANNYYEVKFSGNRAKIFGERYVNYGLADVYLDGELKTTVDLFHNFPLRQTLYFDTGRLDSGDHTLKIVARGEKGGFSSDYYIGLDKVVIYNDGTPVTDKTALVTAINNANILISSKTVGTAVGNVPQTAHDALQSAIDAASDVNNNASATQAEIDGQITILASATTSFNAAIIKSSNSTTTPTDNSGGGNQGNTNVVTVENGKAVVKLDSKQTTISVPLIEIGDRPLQVQAGSVIVNIDQVLLSALRKQAGVEAGTTIEVQIKPVSETGGTNASPQGAAAHIKVAGQVYEISILLKKSDGSTIEVKQVNGSVEITLPYDAKGVDEELLGIYYYNETTKQWEYVGGQLNSSAQTLTVKLQHLSKYAVLEFNKMFSDVPATHWAARTLQVLAAKHVVNGVSDSLFQPEGDTTRAEFVALLVRALNLPASEEVKVFKDVKSDEWYAGSVQATVKAGIVSGVSVDRFAPNAPITRAEMAVLIARALGLKDDANVNAGFADSEDIPVWAVPAAAALKQLGIIQGKGQNRFDPKANATRAEAAKLILAVINH